The Humulus lupulus chromosome 3, drHumLupu1.1, whole genome shotgun sequence genome window below encodes:
- the LOC133823794 gene encoding uncharacterized protein LOC133823794: MPGFLAPYRGERYHLRRFRGRGNHPRGAMELFNYRHSSLRNVIERCFGLLKARFPILKSMPPYLLGKQRRIPIACCAIHNWIKMHSINDRMFEQYSVDATPVEDIEGTESQSNTTIENQQEGDEAGISEAPQINFSQAYMAHMENIRDDIVEQMWLSYNNNI, from the coding sequence ATGCCTGGGTTTCTAGCACCATATCGTGGTGAACGTTATCACTTGCGTCGCTTTAGAGGAAGAGGGAACCATCCTAGAGGTGCGATGGAGTTATTCAATTATAGGCACTCATCATTGCGCAATGTGATTGAACGTTGTTTTGGACTTCTTAAAGCCAGGTTTCCCATTTTGAAGTCAATGCCTCCATACTTGCTTGGAAAGCAACGTCGAATACCAATAGCATGTTGCGCTATCCACAACTGGATCAAAATGCATTCTATTAATGATAGAATGTTTGAACAATATTCAGTTGATGCTACACCTGTTGAAGATATTGAAGGAACTGAAAGCCAATCTAATACAACAATAGAAAACCAACAAGAAGGAGATGAAGCAGGAATTTCTGAGGCACCACAGATTAATTTCAGTCAAGCTTATATGGCTCACATGGAAAATATTAGAGATGACATTGTTGAACAAATGTGGCTtagttataacaataatatttag